The window CAGTAAAAGCACACCGTCGAATTAGAACGGTGGCTCGACCTGACCTGTGAGGAACACCGTATGCCCTGGAAGAATTCCGACTCACGCTACAGCACCGTATCGATCACGCTGCATTGGTTGATGTTGGTTTTGCTGGCGCTGGTTTACGCCTGCATCGAATTTCGCGGGATCTTTCCAAAAGGCAGTGGCGGGCGGACGCTGATCACCGAATCGCACTTCATGCTGGGCTTGACGGTGTTTGTGCTGGTTTGGCTGCGTTTGTTTGCTCGCAGCTTGGGCCCGGCACCGCAAATCTTCCCGGCCTCGCCTCAGTGGCAGACCATATTGGCCAAACTGATGCACTGGGCGCTGTACATTTTCATGATTGCCATGCCGATTCTGGGCTGGCTGGTCACCAGCGCAAAAGGTCATCAAGTGATGTTCTACGGCTTCGACCTGCCGCTGCTGATCCCGGAAGACAAGGCGTTGGCCAAGCAGATCGAGGGCTGGCATGAACTCGGCGGCACTATCGGTTACTGGCT of the Pseudomonas frederiksbergensis genome contains:
- a CDS encoding cytochrome b; protein product: MPWKNSDSRYSTVSITLHWLMLVLLALVYACIEFRGIFPKGSGGRTLITESHFMLGLTVFVLVWLRLFARSLGPAPQIFPASPQWQTILAKLMHWALYIFMIAMPILGWLVTSAKGHQVMFYGFDLPLLIPEDKALAKQIEGWHELGGTIGYWLIGLHALAGIYHHYVVRDNTLLRMMPKRG